The proteins below come from a single Acidovorax sp. NCPPB 4044 genomic window:
- the rnr gene encoding ribonuclease R, translated as MYIKKTKSSAPVAPADDEIEGSVQGHRDGHGFVLRDDGEGDIYIPANEMRAVLHKDRVRVRVVRHDRRGRPEGRIVEIIERPHYPIIGRLLQESGVWLVAPEDKRYGQDVLIPKGATGLAKTGQVVVVELTEPPALFGQPVGRVTEVLGEVDDPGMEIEIAVRKYGVPHEFSEPALGQAKTLPDRVRPQDKRHRIDLTDVPLVTIDGEDARDFDDAVYCEPAKIGRAKGWRLLVAIADVSHYVETGSPIDIDAYDRATSVYFPRRVIPMLPEKLSNGLCSLNPEVERLCMVCDMLVTAKGEVHAYQFYPAVMFSHARFTYTEVAAILANTRGPEATKRRARVQDLLHLHDAYRALLSSRKSRGAVDFETTETQIVCDDNGRIEKIVPRTRNEAHRLIEEAMLAANVCSADFIAQGGQPGLYRVHEGPTPEKQEILRNYLKAMGVGMTIGDDPRPGDFQAIAEATKERPDAQQIHAMLLRSMQQAIYTPVNSGHFGLAYEAYTHFTSPIRRYPDLLVHRVIKAILGQTKYRLPALPTPGEAHAKLAKRLAARVSAPTQQPRKPLSAAALKEVQAWEAAGLHCSANERRADEASRDVEAWLKCKYMREHLGEEFSGLVTAATSFGIFVTLDAMYVEGLVHITELGGEYFKFDEARQELRGERTGIRYAIGTRVRVQVSRVDLDGRRIDFRLVREGGEETPLMARASRGRGGREPSTKHATASEPSVLESAGRKPRKSSPKDARSHDSATGANSASASKGSARRSGGAAKRGKSRR; from the coding sequence TTGTATATCAAAAAAACAAAATCCAGCGCGCCTGTGGCGCCTGCTGACGACGAAATTGAAGGAAGTGTGCAAGGGCACCGTGATGGTCATGGTTTCGTTTTGCGTGACGATGGTGAAGGCGACATCTACATTCCCGCGAATGAAATGCGTGCGGTGCTTCACAAGGATCGTGTGCGTGTCCGGGTGGTCCGGCATGACCGCCGGGGGCGTCCAGAGGGGCGCATTGTGGAAATCATTGAGCGCCCGCACTATCCGATCATCGGTCGGCTCTTGCAGGAAAGCGGTGTGTGGCTGGTGGCTCCCGAAGACAAGCGGTATGGTCAGGACGTGTTGATTCCGAAAGGTGCAACCGGTCTGGCAAAGACGGGCCAGGTTGTCGTGGTGGAGCTTACGGAACCTCCGGCACTTTTCGGCCAGCCCGTGGGCCGTGTTACCGAAGTGCTTGGCGAAGTCGATGATCCGGGCATGGAGATCGAAATCGCCGTGCGCAAGTATGGCGTTCCACACGAATTTTCTGAACCTGCGCTGGGGCAGGCCAAAACGCTGCCCGATAGGGTCCGTCCGCAAGACAAGCGCCACCGGATTGATCTCACGGACGTTCCGTTGGTCACTATCGATGGGGAAGACGCCCGGGATTTTGACGATGCCGTGTACTGCGAGCCGGCGAAGATTGGTCGGGCGAAGGGTTGGCGTCTGCTCGTGGCAATTGCCGACGTCAGCCACTACGTGGAAACCGGCAGCCCTATCGACATCGATGCCTATGACCGGGCGACGAGCGTGTATTTCCCTCGGCGCGTGATCCCGATGCTGCCGGAAAAACTCTCCAACGGTTTGTGTTCGCTCAATCCAGAGGTCGAACGTTTGTGCATGGTGTGCGACATGCTGGTGACGGCAAAAGGCGAAGTGCATGCGTACCAGTTCTACCCTGCTGTAATGTTCAGCCACGCACGCTTCACCTATACCGAGGTGGCGGCAATTTTGGCCAATACGCGCGGGCCTGAAGCCACCAAGCGTCGGGCCCGGGTGCAGGATTTATTGCATTTGCACGATGCATACCGAGCGCTCCTATCTTCACGTAAATCGCGCGGCGCTGTCGATTTCGAGACCACAGAGACGCAGATCGTTTGCGACGATAACGGGCGCATCGAAAAAATCGTACCGCGTACGCGCAATGAAGCTCACAGGCTGATCGAGGAGGCCATGCTTGCAGCCAACGTGTGCAGTGCCGACTTCATCGCTCAAGGCGGACAGCCCGGACTCTACCGGGTGCACGAAGGCCCCACTCCTGAGAAACAGGAGATTCTGCGCAACTATCTGAAGGCAATGGGCGTAGGCATGACGATCGGAGACGATCCCAGGCCCGGGGACTTCCAGGCCATCGCAGAAGCCACGAAAGAGCGGCCCGACGCGCAACAGATACACGCCATGTTGCTGCGGTCAATGCAGCAAGCCATTTATACGCCTGTCAACAGCGGTCACTTTGGATTGGCGTATGAGGCTTACACGCATTTCACCAGTCCTATCCGGCGCTATCCCGATCTGCTCGTGCACCGTGTTATCAAGGCAATTCTTGGGCAGACAAAATACCGGCTGCCTGCCTTGCCCACGCCGGGAGAGGCACACGCAAAACTGGCCAAGCGTCTGGCTGCGCGGGTCTCGGCTCCTACGCAGCAACCGCGGAAACCACTCTCTGCTGCGGCTCTAAAGGAGGTTCAGGCCTGGGAAGCTGCAGGCTTGCACTGCAGCGCCAACGAGCGCCGTGCGGATGAGGCGAGTCGCGATGTCGAAGCCTGGCTGAAGTGCAAGTACATGCGCGAGCATTTGGGCGAGGAGTTCAGCGGCTTGGTGACTGCCGCCACCAGTTTCGGTATTTTCGTCACCCTCGACGCCATGTACGTCGAAGGGCTGGTGCATATCACGGAACTGGGGGGCGAATATTTCAAATTCGACGAAGCACGGCAGGAGTTGCGCGGGGAGCGCACGGGAATCCGTTATGCCATTGGTACGCGCGTCAGAGTTCAGGTCAGTCGAGTGGACCTGGACGGAAGGCGGATCGACTTCCGTTTGGTGCGTGAGGGAGGCGAGGAAACTCCTTTGATGGCCAGGGCTTCACGCGGACGAGGTGGGCGGGAACCGAGCACCAAACATGCAACGGCTTCGGAGCCTTCCGTATTGGAGTCCGCTGGCCGGAAGCCGAGAAAGAGCAGTCCGAAGGATGCTCGCTCACATGACTCCGCGACAGGCGCCAATAGCGCTTCCGCATCCAAAGGGTCTGCGCGTCGTTCAGGCGGAGCGGCCAAGCGAGGAAAATCCAGGCGTTGA